Proteins found in one Candidatus Bathyarchaeota archaeon genomic segment:
- a CDS encoding DUF362 domain-containing protein: MSSVSVTVRRPREAIEETGSHSVPITVQGLLAEAEPSSDIFVVTGTSGGDGGIVELVGLMGDHGLRFYRSEESGRSLGPDGLLSRDDLVILKVNSQWDERGGTNSDLLKALIRMILNHPDGFVGEIVVADNGQAQFGAKGNGGSFSWERNNAEDPSQCIERVVDSYSASHRVSAYLWDHITTRRVREYSEGDLEDGFVVEDLENPRTGIRVSYPKFRTRYGTYVSFKLGVWDPERGVYDGERVKVLNIPVLKSHRIFGVTASVKSYMGVTSDKLTAQLGVRAHSTVGSGGMGTQMVETRFPTLNILDAIWVNANPLGGPRTTYNAATRVNIIASSRDPVALDYWAAKHILIPAARLKGFSDTSSMDPDNRAKGSFGDWLRLSMEEMIRAGIQATMDEAHMNVYVASLG; this comes from the coding sequence ATGTCTTCGGTTTCCGTTACTGTGAGGAGGCCGAGGGAGGCCATCGAGGAGACTGGGAGCCATAGTGTTCCCATCACAGTTCAGGGGTTATTAGCTGAGGCTGAGCCCTCCTCCGATATCTTTGTGGTTACAGGGACCTCAGGTGGAGACGGAGGGATCGTCGAGCTTGTAGGCTTGATGGGGGATCACGGCCTTAGGTTTTACAGGTCTGAAGAGTCTGGAAGGAGCTTGGGGCCTGATGGCCTGTTATCTAGGGATGACCTTGTCATTTTAAAGGTGAACAGCCAGTGGGATGAGAGGGGTGGGACCAACTCGGATCTCTTGAAGGCCTTAATTAGGATGATCTTAAACCATCCCGATGGCTTCGTGGGCGAAATAGTTGTCGCCGACAATGGCCAGGCCCAGTTCGGAGCAAAAGGAAACGGCGGGAGCTTCTCTTGGGAGAGGAATAACGCCGAGGATCCATCCCAGTGTATCGAGAGGGTTGTGGACTCATATTCAGCCTCTCACAGGGTCTCGGCGTATCTCTGGGATCACATCACGACGAGGAGGGTGAGGGAGTATTCGGAGGGCGACCTTGAGGACGGGTTTGTTGTCGAAGACTTGGAGAACCCCAGGACTGGGATAAGGGTCTCATATCCAAAGTTCAGAACCAGGTATGGAACCTATGTCAGCTTTAAGCTGGGAGTCTGGGATCCGGAGAGGGGGGTTTATGATGGGGAGAGGGTGAAGGTGCTGAACATCCCCGTCCTGAAGTCTCACAGGATATTCGGCGTCACCGCATCGGTCAAGAGCTACATGGGGGTCACCTCCGATAAGCTGACCGCCCAGCTCGGGGTTAGGGCCCACAGCACGGTCGGCTCAGGGGGGATGGGAACCCAGATGGTCGAGACGAGGTTCCCCACCCTGAACATCCTCGACGCCATATGGGTGAATGCCAACCCCCTGGGAGGCCCCAGAACCACTTACAACGCGGCCACTAGGGTGAACATCATAGCCTCAAGTAGGGATCCCGTGGCCCTAGATTACTGGGCGGCGAAACATATTCTCATCCCAGCCGCGAGGCTGAAGGGGTTCAGCGATACGAGCTCCATGGATCCAGATAACAGGGCGAAGGGATCATTCGGAGACTGGCTTAGGCTCTCCATGGAGGAGATGATAAGGGCTGGAATACAGGCGACTATGGATGAGGCTCACATGAATGTCTATGTGGCCAGCCTCGGATAA
- a CDS encoding 30S ribosomal protein S13, giving the protein MSGEFKYLVRLHGTTLDGARTIPHALRGIKGVGMRLAYAIVRLAGLDPTRRLGDLSEAEVKILEDILRNPSGLPSWMLNRRKDPQTGRDLHLTGSDLEFRVREDIELMKEIRSWKGDRHMRGLKVRGQRTKTTGRKGRAVGVSKKSQAK; this is encoded by the coding sequence GTGTCCGGTGAGTTCAAGTACCTTGTGAGGCTCCATGGGACGACGTTGGATGGGGCTAGAACCATCCCCCACGCCCTGAGGGGGATCAAGGGAGTGGGTATGAGGTTAGCCTACGCGATAGTCCGCTTGGCAGGGCTTGATCCAACTAGGCGGCTTGGAGACCTCTCTGAGGCTGAGGTCAAGATCCTAGAGGATATATTGAGGAACCCCTCAGGCCTGCCCTCATGGATGCTTAACAGGAGGAAGGACCCCCAGACTGGGAGAGACCTCCACCTAACGGGCTCCGACCTAGAGTTTAGGGTGAGGGAGGATATAGAGCTTATGAAGGAGATAAGGAGCTGGAAGGGGGATCGCCATATGAGGGGCTTAAAGGTCAGGGGGCAGAGGACCAAGACCACGGGCAGGAAAGGGAGGGCCGTGGGGGTCTCTAAGAAGTCCCAGGCCAAGTAG
- a CDS encoding 30S ribosomal protein S4, with product MGDPKKKHKRFVTPERPYDQAALMDELRLIGAYGLRNKRELWRHRTQLSKIRRIAREAQPLDPARRAEVERRLIRRLQHLGLLKREATIDDVLSLRIEDLLERRLQTIIYRKGLAKSLFQARQLIVHGHISVRGRRVRVPGYWVKADEEAEVDYFPLSPLSVKDHPLRVEVASARMVEGRR from the coding sequence TTGGGAGACCCTAAGAAGAAGCATAAGAGGTTCGTCACTCCCGAGCGCCCTTATGATCAGGCCGCCCTAATGGACGAGTTGAGACTCATTGGGGCCTATGGATTGAGGAATAAGAGAGAGCTTTGGCGCCACAGGACCCAGCTGAGCAAGATAAGGAGGATAGCAAGGGAGGCTCAGCCCCTCGACCCAGCTAGAAGGGCTGAGGTCGAGAGGAGGCTGATAAGGAGGCTTCAACACCTAGGCCTCCTCAAGAGGGAGGCAACCATAGATGATGTACTCAGCCTCAGGATTGAGGACCTCTTGGAGAGGAGGCTTCAGACCATCATCTACAGGAAGGGCTTGGCTAAGAGCCTATTCCAGGCTAGGCAGCTCATAGTCCATGGGCATATATCTGTAAGGGGTAGGAGGGTGAGGGTTCCAGGCTACTGGGTTAAGGCCGATGAGGAGGCTGAGGTAGATTACTTCCCGCTGAGCCCCCTCTCCGTTAAGGATCACCCGTTAAGGGTTGAGGTTGCATCGGCGAGGATGGTGGAGGGTAGGAGATGA
- a CDS encoding 30S ribosomal protein S11, whose translation MSEGEKWGIVHIYSSFNNTLVHMTDLSGAETIASASGGMFVKADRLKPSPYAAMKAAQHVVDIARDKGITSIHIKVRAPGGSKSKTPGQGAQAAIRILARSGLNIGRIEEVTPLPHDGTRKPGGRRGRRP comes from the coding sequence ATGAGTGAGGGGGAGAAGTGGGGGATCGTCCACATCTACAGCAGCTTCAACAACACCCTAGTCCACATGACAGACCTCTCGGGAGCTGAGACCATAGCCTCCGCGTCTGGGGGGATGTTCGTGAAGGCAGATAGGCTCAAGCCATCTCCCTACGCGGCTATGAAGGCCGCCCAACACGTTGTGGACATAGCCAGGGACAAGGGGATCACATCCATCCACATAAAGGTGAGGGCCCCCGGAGGCTCGAAGTCCAAGACCCCGGGCCAAGGGGCTCAGGCCGCTATAAGGATACTGGCCAGAAGCGGGCTCAACATAGGCCGGATAGAGGAGGTTACGCCTCTCCCACACGATGGAACCCGTAAACCTGGAGGAAGGAGGGGAAGGAGGCCTTAA
- a CDS encoding DNA-directed RNA polymerase subunit D, protein MGEKLKVEALTLKGDTLRFILMGCDTALANALRRTMISEVPCMAIEDVFIFANTSVMHDEVLAHRLGLIPLKTDLERYVLPERCDCGSELGCSKCRAVLTLDVSAEGEARTVYSGDLISEDPVIKPVSSEIPLVKLAPGQTLKLEAYAKLGLGKVHAKWQPVSCCIYQQVDEEQLGALGIGGTEGFGKAFIFTVESTGCLPPDRIVAEAVKVLMGKLEEFSDKIRRGELMEEIKEFEAVEEAGRGLYRVAAEEFEEEEEEEEGE, encoded by the coding sequence TTGGGTGAGAAGCTGAAGGTTGAGGCCCTCACCCTAAAGGGAGATACATTAAGATTCATACTTATGGGGTGCGACACCGCCTTAGCGAACGCCCTGAGGAGGACGATGATATCTGAGGTTCCCTGCATGGCAATAGAGGATGTCTTCATCTTCGCGAACACATCCGTCATGCACGACGAGGTCCTGGCACACAGGTTAGGCCTGATCCCACTAAAAACCGACTTGGAGAGGTATGTGCTCCCAGAGAGATGCGACTGTGGAAGCGAGCTTGGCTGCAGCAAGTGCAGGGCAGTCCTCACTCTAGATGTATCGGCTGAGGGTGAGGCTAGGACGGTCTACTCCGGGGACCTCATTTCGGAAGATCCCGTGATAAAGCCGGTGAGCTCCGAGATTCCATTAGTGAAGCTGGCACCTGGACAGACGTTGAAGCTTGAGGCCTACGCAAAGCTCGGCTTAGGGAAGGTCCACGCAAAGTGGCAGCCCGTCTCCTGCTGCATTTACCAGCAGGTTGATGAGGAGCAGCTGGGGGCCCTGGGAATAGGTGGAACGGAGGGTTTTGGAAAGGCCTTCATCTTCACCGTGGAATCCACAGGCTGCCTCCCACCTGACCGTATAGTAGCTGAAGCTGTAAAGGTCCTAATGGGAAAGCTCGAGGAGTTCTCAGATAAGATCAGGAGAGGTGAATTGATGGAGGAGATAAAGGAGTTCGAGGCCGTGGAGGAGGCGGGGAGAGGCCTGTACAGGGTGGCTGCGGAGGAGTTTGAAGAAGAGGAAGAGGAGGAAGAGGGGGAGTGA
- a CDS encoding 50S ribosomal protein L18e has protein sequence MNNPELVSTIRALEKASRGGAALWRALAEELKRPRRARAEVNLSRIDRHSKEGDVIAVPGKVLGSGALSHPLTVAAFSFSRTARQKIHQSDGKAITLRELLSSNVEPSRIKILK, from the coding sequence GTGAACAACCCGGAGCTAGTCTCGACCATAAGAGCCCTTGAGAAGGCCTCGAGGGGGGGAGCGGCCCTATGGAGGGCGCTTGCCGAGGAGCTGAAAAGGCCCAGGAGGGCAAGGGCTGAGGTGAACTTGAGCAGGATAGACCGCCACTCGAAGGAAGGAGACGTAATAGCCGTCCCAGGGAAGGTCCTTGGATCCGGAGCCCTCTCCCACCCCCTAACGGTCGCCGCCTTCTCCTTCTCAAGGACAGCCAGGCAGAAGATCCACCAGTCGGATGGAAAGGCGATAACCCTTAGAGAACTGCTCTCCTCTAATGTAGAACCATCTAGGATAAAGATCTTGAAATAG
- a CDS encoding rhomboid family intramembrane serine protease, translating into MFPLGDEAHRRITPYVNWSLIVISILVFLWQTSFGERHFVYTLYNYGLIPARVEAGRGYYTLVTNIFLHGGWMHLIGNMLFLYIFGDNVEDAYGHLGYLAFYIFSGVAASLFWMLTALGDRYPAVGASGAISGVLGAYFVLFPEARIRTLIRFGFFWQVVRVSAYVWIGMWFLYQLLLAMLPINTGVAYWAHIGGFIFGLVIAKTFTPKERPHMSEEYYY; encoded by the coding sequence ATGTTCCCCTTGGGCGACGAGGCGCATAGGAGGATCACCCCATATGTGAACTGGTCCCTCATAGTCATCTCAATCCTTGTTTTCCTCTGGCAGACGTCCTTCGGGGAGAGGCACTTCGTCTACACCCTCTATAACTACGGTCTGATTCCAGCCAGGGTTGAGGCGGGAAGAGGGTACTACACCCTCGTCACGAACATCTTTCTCCATGGGGGATGGATGCACCTGATAGGTAATATGCTCTTCCTATATATCTTTGGAGACAATGTCGAGGATGCCTATGGGCACCTCGGCTATCTAGCTTTTTACATTTTCTCGGGAGTGGCTGCCTCCCTCTTCTGGATGCTTACGGCTCTCGGGGATCGATACCCGGCCGTTGGAGCCTCAGGCGCCATCTCTGGCGTTTTGGGTGCCTACTTCGTCCTGTTTCCAGAGGCGAGGATCAGGACATTGATAAGGTTTGGATTCTTCTGGCAGGTTGTTAGAGTCTCTGCTTATGTATGGATAGGTATGTGGTTCCTATACCAGCTCCTCCTAGCGATGTTACCGATAAATACGGGTGTGGCGTATTGGGCTCATATAGGAGGCTTCATTTTCGGCCTAGTTATCGCCAAGACCTTCACACCCAAGGAAAGACCTCATATGAGTGAAGAATATTATTATTAG
- a CDS encoding MTH1187 family thiamine-binding protein codes for MSEGAERGFKVIVQFSTSPVGEGVGVSGYVAEALREVKNSGLRFQLTPMSTILEAENVEDALRVVMRAHEAIFRAGAKRVVTDIKIDDRRDKPRRMEDKVEKVLRNLA; via the coding sequence ATGTCTGAGGGAGCTGAAAGGGGTTTTAAGGTGATAGTCCAGTTCTCCACATCTCCGGTGGGTGAGGGTGTGGGGGTCTCAGGCTATGTGGCCGAGGCCTTGAGGGAGGTGAAGAACTCGGGGCTCAGGTTCCAGCTTACCCCCATGTCGACAATCTTGGAGGCCGAAAACGTGGAAGATGCTTTGAGGGTAGTTATGAGGGCGCATGAGGCTATCTTCAGGGCCGGGGCTAAGAGGGTTGTCACAGATATAAAAATAGATGATAGGAGAGACAAACCCCGCAGAATGGAGGATAAGGTGGAAAAGGTGTTGAGGAACCTAGCTTAA
- the feoB gene encoding ferrous iron transport protein B, whose product MNGLDMMEAKRLRIALAGNANVGKSVIFNQLTGLHQHIGNWPGKTVEKAEGTLSFGGYLIDIIDLPGIYSLSTFSLEELISREYIAVERPDVVVNVVDASSLERNLFFTIQLMELGVKMVVALNQIDVAERKGIHIDVERLMKLLGVPVVPTVATKNVGLHQLMARVLEAAEGGRAPSPLRLGKEVERRIEAISEAVEGVETPYPKRWVALKLLEGDEEVQRMVYGKRPQLRDLVERGRREIEEIHGHDAPSVIASERYSLASMIALEASTQITPKRSLTEWFETATVHPISGYGFMLTVIFAVFYGIFRVGEWMAVHLEEAFGMLKTVYDSLFQGALSSLFWDGIVMGLAAGVAIALPYIVPFYIALSILEDSGYMARIAYLADSAMHRIGLHGKGFIPLVLGFGCNVPATLGCRIMETERERLICAFTATLIPCAARSVVIMGLVARYLGFEWAVALYLMDFALIFALGRIAFKVVPGEPLGLIMEMPPYRWPTLGVTAKKAWFKLKDFAYTAFPIMVLGNLAITFADRMGFLSAIQSLLTPITVYWLGLPSASGALLIFGILRKELALILFASMLGTTDFSAVLTPLQMFVFSFVVMVYIPCIATIAVLVKEFGYKRAAIISLSEVALAIFLGGVVFRFLSLFGIG is encoded by the coding sequence ATGAACGGGTTGGACATGATGGAGGCCAAGCGCCTTAGAATAGCCTTGGCTGGCAACGCTAATGTGGGTAAAAGTGTAATTTTTAATCAGCTCACCGGGCTCCATCAGCATATAGGCAACTGGCCTGGCAAGACCGTTGAGAAGGCTGAAGGGACCCTCAGCTTCGGGGGATACCTCATAGATATAATCGATCTCCCCGGGATCTACAGCCTATCCACCTTCTCCCTTGAGGAGCTGATCTCTCGGGAGTACATAGCGGTCGAGAGGCCGGATGTTGTTGTGAATGTGGTGGATGCCTCAAGCCTAGAGAGGAACCTCTTCTTCACCATTCAGCTCATGGAGCTCGGAGTTAAGATGGTCGTGGCCCTGAACCAGATCGATGTGGCTGAGAGGAAGGGGATCCACATAGATGTCGAGAGGCTGATGAAGCTACTAGGGGTTCCAGTGGTACCAACGGTGGCCACCAAGAACGTAGGCCTCCATCAACTCATGGCAAGGGTTTTGGAGGCCGCGGAGGGTGGGAGGGCGCCGAGCCCGCTCAGGCTTGGGAAGGAGGTGGAGAGAAGGATAGAGGCCATATCAGAGGCTGTTGAGGGGGTTGAGACGCCCTACCCTAAGAGGTGGGTCGCGTTGAAGCTTCTCGAGGGGGATGAGGAGGTTCAGAGGATGGTGTATGGAAAGAGGCCTCAACTCAGGGATCTTGTGGAGAGGGGGAGGAGGGAGATAGAGGAGATCCACGGCCACGATGCCCCGAGCGTCATAGCCTCCGAGAGGTACTCGCTGGCGAGCATGATAGCCTTAGAGGCCTCAACCCAGATCACCCCCAAGAGGAGCTTGACGGAGTGGTTTGAGACGGCCACGGTGCACCCAATCTCGGGGTATGGTTTTATGCTCACGGTCATCTTCGCCGTGTTCTACGGCATATTCAGGGTTGGGGAGTGGATGGCAGTTCATCTCGAAGAGGCCTTTGGGATGCTCAAAACAGTTTATGATTCCCTGTTCCAGGGAGCCCTATCATCACTATTCTGGGATGGTATAGTAATGGGTCTAGCAGCAGGGGTGGCTATAGCCCTTCCATACATCGTGCCCTTCTACATAGCCCTCTCAATCCTAGAGGACTCAGGATACATGGCCAGGATAGCCTACCTCGCAGACTCTGCGATGCATAGGATAGGCCTACATGGGAAGGGGTTTATACCTCTAGTCTTGGGCTTCGGCTGCAACGTGCCAGCGACCCTTGGATGCAGGATAATGGAGACCGAGAGGGAGAGGCTCATCTGCGCCTTCACAGCCACTCTCATCCCGTGCGCTGCTAGGAGCGTCGTGATAATGGGGCTCGTGGCCCGTTATCTGGGATTCGAGTGGGCTGTCGCATTATATCTGATGGACTTTGCCCTCATATTCGCCCTTGGAAGGATAGCCTTCAAGGTTGTCCCGGGAGAACCCTTAGGCCTCATAATGGAGATGCCTCCATATAGGTGGCCCACCCTCGGAGTTACGGCGAAAAAGGCCTGGTTCAAGCTTAAGGACTTCGCCTATACTGCCTTTCCGATAATGGTCCTTGGAAACCTCGCGATCACCTTCGCGGATCGAATGGGGTTCCTGAGCGCTATTCAGAGCCTCTTAACCCCCATAACAGTATATTGGCTTGGCCTCCCATCGGCCTCGGGAGCGCTCCTGATCTTTGGCATATTAAGGAAGGAGCTTGCCCTGATATTATTCGCCTCCATGCTTGGAACTACCGACTTCTCAGCGGTCCTAACACCCCTCCAGATGTTCGTCTTCTCCTTTGTGGTTATGGTCTACATCCCATGCATAGCCACGATAGCTGTCCTAGTGAAGGAGTTTGGTTATAAGAGGGCCGCTATAATAAGCCTTTCTGAGGTGGCACTAGCCATCTTCCTGGGGGGGGTCGTTTTCCGGTTCTTGTCCTTATTCGGCATAGGTTAA
- a CDS encoding metal-dependent transcriptional regulator produces the protein MHSESLEEYLEAIYTFNEGGKPARTKELAERLKVSPPSVTQMVKELAEKGLVEYEPYRGVTLTGRGMALAQRVVRRHRLLERFLHDILGLRKERIHNEACKMEHGLSDDAALALCKALNKPERCPDDEKPIPPCPLAVSDCSECEEARKREERNPKLVTQLSNLRPGERGKVAFIRGGGRACQRLLDMGLTPGTSIQVINAAPFRGPMEISVRGTKIALGRGLAGRIFVEVEDPSPTRRPHPHGPHHEKR, from the coding sequence ATGCACAGCGAGAGCCTAGAGGAGTACCTGGAGGCCATATACACCTTCAACGAGGGGGGAAAGCCGGCTAGGACGAAGGAGCTGGCCGAGAGGCTGAAGGTCTCCCCACCCAGCGTGACCCAGATGGTGAAGGAGCTGGCCGAGAAGGGGCTGGTGGAGTACGAGCCCTACAGGGGGGTGACGCTTACAGGGAGGGGGATGGCCCTAGCCCAGAGGGTGGTGAGGAGGCATCGGCTTCTTGAGCGCTTCCTCCACGACATCCTGGGGCTGAGGAAGGAGAGGATCCATAATGAGGCATGTAAGATGGAGCACGGACTATCCGACGATGCGGCGTTGGCCCTGTGCAAGGCCCTTAACAAGCCTGAGAGATGCCCCGACGACGAGAAGCCGATACCCCCATGCCCTTTAGCGGTTTCAGACTGCTCCGAATGCGAGGAGGCGAGGAAGAGAGAGGAAAGGAACCCAAAGCTCGTGACCCAGCTCTCGAACCTCAGGCCCGGCGAGAGGGGGAAGGTGGCCTTCATAAGAGGCGGAGGCCGTGCCTGCCAGAGGCTCCTCGACATGGGTCTGACCCCGGGGACGAGCATCCAGGTGATCAATGCAGCCCCATTCAGAGGCCCCATGGAGATCTCGGTGAGGGGAACCAAAATAGCACTGGGAAGAGGCCTCGCCGGACGCATCTTCGTCGAGGTCGAGGACCCCTCACCCACCAGACGCCCACACCCCCACGGCCCCCATCACGAGAAGAGATGA